In the genome of Vicia villosa cultivar HV-30 ecotype Madison, WI linkage group LG7, Vvil1.0, whole genome shotgun sequence, one region contains:
- the LOC131619318 gene encoding uncharacterized protein LOC131619318 has translation MIFCRGDSKSLKAISDLLKDYGNFSGQFCNYSKSLIYAGGMTLARHCYLADIIGFTKASPPFIYLGFPIFIGKPKAYHFLSIVDNIRLKLAAWKAKTLSMAGRAQLVKFVILSMMVHCISDYNWSGSIIKKVKSWMRNFIWSGSIDKKKLVTMA, from the coding sequence ATGATTTTCTGCAGGGGAGATTCAAAATCTCTTAAGGCTATCTCTGATCTCTTGAAGGACTATGGAAATTTCTCGGGCCAATTTTGCAACTACTCCAAATCTCTGATCTATGCTGGGGGAATGACTCTTGCTAGGCATTGCTATTTGGCAGACATCATTGGATTCACCAAGGCTTCTCCTCCCTTCATTTATCTTGGTTTCCCAATATTTATTGGTAAACCTAAAGCCTACCACTTTCTCTCTATTGTAGATAACATTAGGCTAAAGCTAGCAGCTTGGAAAGCAAAGACTCTCTCAATGGCAGGAAGAGCTCAGCTGGTAAAATTTGTCATCCTCAGCATGATGGTTCATTGCATCTCAGACTATAATTGGTCTGGTAGTATTATCAAGAAGGTAAAGAGTTGGATGAGGAATTTCATATGGAGTGGGAGTATAGATAAGAAGAAACTTGTCACTATGGCTTAG